The genomic DNA CACTCATATGTTCAATATAAGTATCCTTCCTTGCTTTCAAAGAACTGGCAGTATTGATAAGACCTTGTTGCTCCACAATCTCTATCTGAACCTCAATATCTCGGAGATCATTACGATAACGCAATGTCACCTGTTCAAAAAGACGTCTCAATTCATTTTTAATAATATTCTTTTTTGAATCTTTATAAGTACTGTCAGCATTAACCATCGCATCATCATAACCGGATTGCTCATAATCTCGATTAATATAGGCATAAATAGCATCGATAGGCATTTTCGTCCCATAATGCACCGTATATAAATCTTCATTTGGATCAGAGTTATCCACAAAATCTTCCTCTTTAATTTCTGGCAATATTTTAGAACTTACTTCTTCCTGTACAGGAACATCTTTTTTTGAACCGAATAAAAATGATAATAACCCCATAATATTTATTGATTAATAATTTTCATTGGTATTTGATATTTTTGATGCCCACGGCAATGACAACTTTCACACAAAGTCACCAAATATTTATCATCATAATCCCATGGTAAACATTTTTGATTAGATTGCGCATTTTTATGATACTGCTTATGATGGACTATTAGCTTTGTAGTTGATCCACAAATAACACATCTAAAATTATCTCGCTGAATAATATGCGCACGTTTTTTTAACCAACGCTCATCAAATAACAATTCTCGATAAGAACCATTTTTTTCTTTATCATCATACATACATATATTTCTATTAATCATAAAGTTTTCAAGACTATTTGAGTAAAATACCTCTCCATACAACCATATTATGATCACTATAAGGCGCATCCGGAGAGAAACAATCCTGTCCTTTTAAGAATTCCGAATAGAAAACGTAATCAATCCGCCAGAGTTTGTACAACTGACGGAAGGTATATTGGTAGCCGCTTCCGCAATCACG from Parabacteroides merdae ATCC 43184 includes the following:
- a CDS encoding HNH endonuclease — protein: MYDDKEKNGSYRELLFDERWLKKRAHIIQRDNFRCVICGSTTKLIVHHKQYHKNAQSNQKCLPWDYDDKYLVTLCESCHCRGHQKYQIPMKIINQ